The Chryseolinea soli genome contains a region encoding:
- a CDS encoding DUF4136 domain-containing protein: MKKLLPSLSFICLVFMASCLGYKELPVEYDYSYKGNFKKYKTFDIMKPAGPADSSMTNEVIEKSIIQRMKFLGYRQNSNKPHLIIGFKMFDDSLRFNGYNQPEIEEWVKTQNENVDYDPQKFAMNTGTLLIQFYDRRQNRSIWQGYATTQYGSIDFNNSRHLRNAVISILDKYRFWAEGFMEGATATAEEKDL; encoded by the coding sequence ATGAAGAAGCTATTACCCTCTCTCTCCTTTATCTGCCTGGTTTTTATGGCTAGTTGCCTTGGCTACAAAGAGCTACCGGTGGAGTATGACTACAGCTACAAAGGCAATTTCAAAAAATACAAAACGTTCGACATCATGAAGCCCGCAGGTCCTGCTGATTCGAGCATGACCAACGAAGTGATTGAAAAATCGATCATCCAGCGGATGAAATTTCTCGGCTACCGCCAGAATTCCAATAAGCCTCACCTGATCATTGGTTTTAAAATGTTCGACGACAGCCTGCGTTTCAATGGCTACAATCAGCCCGAAATTGAGGAATGGGTAAAAACACAAAACGAGAACGTAGACTACGATCCCCAGAAATTTGCCATGAACACCGGCACCCTGCTCATTCAGTTCTATGACCGGCGCCAAAACCGCTCCATCTGGCAAGGATATGCCACCACCCAATACGGTTCCATCGATTTCAATAACAGCCGCCACCTGCGCAACGCCGTTATTTCCATCCTGGATAAATACCGGTTCTGGGCCGAAGGATTCATGGAAGGGGCTACCGCCACGGCCGAGGAAAAAGACCTCTAA
- a CDS encoding ribose-phosphate pyrophosphokinase codes for MAVKIFSGRATTYLAEKIANAYGEPLGEVNYQQFSDGEMSPFITESVRGHEVFIIQSTFPPSDHLMELLLMVDAAKRASASSINVVIPYFGYARQDRKDKPRVAIAAKLIANLISAAGANRIMACDLHADQIQGFFDIPVDHLDGSYIFVPYLKSLGLSDIMFASPDVGGIKRARSFAKFFDAELAVCDKYRKEANKVESMRLIGEVEGKDVVLVDDLIDTAGTICKAAVLLKDKGAKSVRAVCTHPVLSGKAYENIENSVLEELAVSDTIPLKQQTNKIKVLSVSTLYAKAIRKIHDNESISSLFIKL; via the coding sequence ATGGCGGTAAAGATTTTCAGCGGAAGAGCTACAACCTACCTGGCAGAAAAAATTGCCAATGCGTATGGCGAGCCTTTGGGTGAAGTGAACTATCAGCAGTTCAGCGACGGCGAAATGTCGCCCTTCATCACCGAGTCGGTTCGCGGCCACGAGGTCTTTATCATCCAATCCACCTTCCCCCCTTCCGATCATTTGATGGAACTGTTGCTGATGGTCGACGCCGCTAAGCGTGCCAGCGCCTCCAGCATCAACGTGGTGATCCCCTATTTTGGATACGCCCGCCAGGACCGCAAGGACAAACCCCGGGTGGCCATTGCCGCCAAGCTGATCGCCAACCTCATCTCGGCTGCCGGCGCCAACCGCATCATGGCCTGCGACTTGCACGCCGACCAGATCCAAGGCTTCTTCGACATCCCGGTGGATCACCTGGATGGTTCTTATATTTTCGTGCCCTACCTCAAATCGCTGGGATTGAGCGACATCATGTTTGCTTCACCCGATGTAGGCGGCATCAAACGCGCCCGCAGCTTTGCCAAGTTCTTTGACGCCGAGCTGGCCGTGTGCGACAAATACCGCAAGGAAGCCAACAAGGTCGAGTCCATGCGCCTGATTGGCGAGGTGGAAGGCAAAGACGTGGTCTTGGTAGACGACCTGATCGACACCGCCGGCACCATCTGCAAGGCGGCCGTATTGTTGAAGGACAAAGGTGCCAAGTCGGTACGCGCCGTGTGTACCCACCCCGTGTTGTCGGGAAAGGCCTACGAAAACATCGAGAACTCGGTGCTGGAAGAGCTGGCCGTGAGCGACACGATCCCGCTGAAACAACAGACCAACAAGATCAAAGTGCTTTCGGTGTCCACACTCTACGCAAAGGCCATCCGCAAGATCCACGATAACGAGTCGATCAGTTCACTCTTTATCAAGCTGTAA
- the purL gene encoding phosphoribosylformylglycinamidine synthase, producing MILFFRSKANTLYAVGVAQPLQNSDIEKLTWLFGEAQPLAEKHLAGFFVGPRKEMITPWSTNAVEITQTMGIAGIQRIEEFFVVKGADAKHDRMLQVLYTTLDQDLFTIHHTPEPILEIDDIGAYSAKEGLALNKQEIEYLENVSRELGRKLTDSEVFGFSQVNSEHCRHKIFNGTFIIDGEEKTSTLFQLIKKTSKEHPNFLVSAYKDNVAFIKGPRIEQFAPARQDIADYFKIEDIDSVISVKAETHNFPTTVEPFNGAATGSGGEIRDRLAGGKGSLPLAGTAVYITSYPRLEGDRPWEKKFEARPWLYQTPEEILIKASDGASDFGNKFGQPLIGGSVLTFEHFEDAKKFGFDKVIMLAGGVGYGKEKDSKKEHLQAGDKIVLLGGDNYRIGMGGGAVSSVATGEYGNSIELNAIQRSNPEMQKRVMNAIRAMVESDINPIVSIHDHGAGGHLNCLSELLEETGGAVHLDKLPVGDPTLSDKEIISNESQERMGLAIKAKDAEMLRTVSARERAPFYEVGEATGGHELVFDKKGQAATPFDLKVNHLFGSSPKTILRDATQPTTYRPVVYDASKITEYLHHVLQLEAVACKDWLTNKVDRSVTGKVATQQTCGPIQLPLNNVAVMALDYIGNKGVATGIGHAPGAALIDPAAGSLMAIAESLTNLVWAPLTHGLKGVSLSANWMWPSKNKGEDARLYSAVQAVSDFSIALGINIPTGKDSLSMTQKYPNGDVVFAPGTVIISAVGEVEDITKTVSPALQPVSGSKLLYINLSQDTFKLGGSSLAQVLNLLGNETPTVKDAAYFAKGFEALQQLIRKGLVLAGHDISEGGLITALLEMCFAVPNVGLSLNVGGLGNDLVKILFNENPGVVIQVNDDAAVTSILNQAGISALLLGTVSSERKVSIQHPTTTLSLDVDALRDTWFKTSFLLDSRQRPVAHATKRFENYKKHVLQYKLQPKFDGQFSTYGIDPTRRKASGLKAAIIREKGVNGDREMAYALYLAGFDVKDVHMTDLVSGREDLSDVKMIVFVGGFSNSDVLGSAKGWAGAFLYNPKAKQALDNFYARPDTLSLGVCNGCQLMMELGLLYPEWKDHPKMHHNGSGKFESTFIAVTVPENNSVMLGSLKGSTLGVWLAHGEGQFRLPDDRSKFNIAAAYTHTEYPGNPNDSDFATAALYSKDGRHLAIMPHIERSLFPWNWGFYPSERKADKISPWIEPFVNAREWIKKHS from the coding sequence ATGATTTTATTCTTCCGTTCGAAGGCCAACACTCTGTACGCGGTTGGTGTGGCGCAGCCTTTGCAAAATTCTGATATTGAGAAACTTACCTGGCTCTTTGGCGAGGCACAGCCGTTGGCCGAAAAGCACCTGGCCGGCTTCTTCGTGGGACCCCGCAAGGAAATGATCACCCCCTGGAGCACCAACGCCGTGGAAATCACCCAAACCATGGGCATCGCCGGCATCCAACGGATCGAAGAGTTCTTCGTCGTGAAAGGCGCCGACGCCAAACACGACCGCATGCTCCAGGTGCTCTACACCACCCTGGACCAGGACCTCTTCACCATCCACCACACCCCCGAGCCCATCCTGGAGATCGACGACATCGGGGCCTACAGCGCCAAGGAAGGCCTGGCCCTGAACAAGCAAGAAATTGAATACCTGGAAAACGTGAGCCGCGAGCTCGGCCGCAAGCTCACCGACAGCGAAGTGTTTGGCTTCTCGCAGGTGAACTCCGAACACTGCCGCCACAAGATCTTCAACGGCACGTTCATCATCGACGGCGAAGAGAAAACGTCCACCCTGTTTCAACTCATCAAGAAGACCTCGAAAGAACATCCCAATTTTCTCGTCTCGGCCTATAAGGACAACGTGGCCTTCATCAAAGGTCCCCGCATCGAACAATTCGCGCCGGCACGCCAGGACATTGCCGATTATTTCAAGATCGAAGACATCGACTCCGTGATCTCGGTGAAGGCCGAAACGCATAACTTCCCCACCACGGTAGAACCCTTCAACGGAGCCGCTACCGGTTCGGGTGGCGAAATCCGTGACCGGCTCGCCGGCGGAAAGGGGTCCCTTCCTCTGGCGGGAACCGCCGTTTATATTACTTCCTATCCCCGCTTGGAAGGCGATCGTCCCTGGGAGAAAAAATTCGAAGCCCGCCCGTGGCTCTATCAAACCCCGGAAGAGATCCTCATCAAAGCGTCGGACGGCGCTTCCGATTTTGGTAACAAATTCGGTCAACCCCTCATTGGCGGAAGCGTGCTGACATTCGAGCATTTTGAAGACGCCAAAAAATTCGGTTTCGACAAAGTGATCATGCTCGCCGGCGGCGTGGGCTACGGCAAAGAGAAGGACAGCAAGAAGGAACACCTCCAGGCCGGCGACAAGATCGTGTTGTTGGGTGGAGACAACTATCGCATCGGCATGGGCGGTGGCGCCGTATCGTCGGTGGCCACGGGCGAATATGGAAACTCCATCGAGTTGAACGCCATTCAACGTTCCAATCCCGAAATGCAAAAGCGCGTGATGAACGCCATCCGCGCCATGGTGGAGTCAGACATCAATCCCATCGTATCCATTCACGATCACGGCGCGGGCGGTCACTTGAACTGTCTGTCTGAATTGCTGGAGGAAACCGGTGGTGCCGTACATTTGGATAAATTGCCCGTGGGCGATCCGACACTTTCCGACAAAGAGATCATCAGCAACGAATCGCAGGAGCGCATGGGCCTGGCCATCAAAGCCAAGGATGCCGAGATGCTCCGCACGGTTTCCGCCCGCGAGCGTGCCCCCTTCTACGAAGTAGGCGAAGCCACCGGTGGCCACGAACTCGTCTTCGACAAAAAAGGACAAGCCGCAACGCCGTTCGATTTGAAAGTGAACCATCTTTTCGGTTCATCCCCCAAAACCATCCTCCGCGACGCAACCCAACCCACCACGTACAGGCCAGTGGTCTATGACGCGTCAAAGATTACCGAATACCTCCATCACGTGCTGCAATTGGAAGCCGTGGCCTGCAAAGATTGGCTGACCAACAAAGTCGACCGCTCGGTTACCGGCAAAGTGGCCACGCAGCAAACTTGCGGCCCCATACAGCTTCCGTTGAACAACGTAGCCGTTATGGCACTCGATTACATCGGAAACAAAGGGGTGGCGACGGGCATCGGCCATGCTCCGGGCGCAGCCCTGATCGACCCGGCAGCGGGTAGTCTCATGGCGATCGCCGAGTCGCTCACCAACCTCGTGTGGGCCCCGCTCACGCACGGCCTGAAGGGCGTTTCCCTCAGCGCCAACTGGATGTGGCCTTCGAAGAACAAAGGCGAAGATGCGCGGTTGTACAGCGCCGTGCAGGCCGTGAGTGATTTCAGCATCGCGCTGGGCATCAACATCCCGACCGGAAAGGATTCGCTTTCCATGACCCAAAAATATCCCAATGGCGACGTCGTGTTTGCCCCGGGCACGGTCATCATCAGTGCTGTCGGAGAAGTAGAAGACATTACCAAGACCGTCTCTCCCGCGCTGCAGCCGGTGAGCGGATCGAAACTGTTATACATCAACCTCTCGCAAGACACTTTCAAACTCGGAGGCAGCAGCCTGGCACAGGTGTTGAACCTGCTGGGCAACGAAACGCCTACCGTGAAAGACGCTGCTTATTTTGCCAAAGGATTTGAAGCCTTGCAGCAACTCATCCGCAAAGGATTGGTGCTGGCCGGCCACGACATCTCCGAAGGCGGTTTGATCACTGCGTTACTGGAAATGTGTTTCGCTGTTCCCAACGTCGGCCTTTCGCTGAATGTCGGCGGACTCGGCAACGACCTGGTGAAGATCCTCTTCAACGAAAATCCGGGGGTTGTCATCCAGGTGAACGACGACGCTGCGGTGACCTCCATCCTAAACCAAGCGGGTATCTCGGCGCTCCTATTGGGCACCGTTTCTTCCGAGCGTAAAGTATCCATCCAGCACCCGACGACCACCCTGTCGCTGGACGTCGACGCCTTGCGCGATACGTGGTTCAAAACTTCGTTCCTGCTCGACAGCCGTCAACGTCCCGTCGCACACGCCACGAAACGTTTTGAGAACTACAAGAAGCATGTCCTGCAATACAAACTTCAACCGAAGTTCGACGGGCAATTCAGCACCTATGGCATTGACCCCACACGCCGGAAGGCCTCCGGTCTCAAAGCGGCGATCATCCGCGAGAAAGGTGTGAACGGCGACCGCGAGATGGCCTATGCGCTTTACCTGGCGGGATTCGATGTGAAAGACGTGCACATGACCGACCTGGTGTCGGGGCGCGAAGATCTTTCGGATGTGAAGATGATCGTGTTCGTGGGAGGCTTCTCCAACTCCGATGTATTGGGTTCCGCGAAGGGCTGGGCTGGGGCTTTCCTGTACAATCCCAAAGCAAAACAGGCGCTGGATAATTTCTATGCACGTCCCGACACGTTGAGCTTAGGGGTGTGCAACGGTTGCCAGCTGATGATGGAGCTCGGCTTGTTGTATCCCGAGTGGAAGGATCATCCTAAAATGCATCACAACGGCTCAGGCAAATTCGAATCGACGTTTATCGCGGTCACGGTTCCCGAAAATAATTCCGTAATGCTCGGCAGCCTGAAGGGTTCCACCCTTGGTGTGTGGCTCGCACACGGCGAGGGACAGTTCCGCTTGCCCGACGATCGCTCAAAATTTAACATTGCCGCGGCCTACACACACACGGAATATCCGGGCAATCCGAACGACTCGGACTTTGCTACAGCGGCCCTTTATTCGAAAGACGGACGGCACCTGGCCATCATGCCGCACATCGAAAGATCGCTTTTCCCGTGGAATTGGGGCTTTTATCCTTCCGAGCGGAAGGCCGACAAAATCTCTCCCTGGATTGAGCCGTTTGTCAACGCCAGAGAGTGGATCAAAAAACATTCCTGA